Proteins from one Anastrepha obliqua isolate idAnaObli1 chromosome 2, idAnaObli1_1.0, whole genome shotgun sequence genomic window:
- the LOC129238457 gene encoding kelch-like protein diablo isoform X1 → MRRASSDGSCSVASSPRIFAHSSSMDTAASFTYSDESSSTFAPTLLDDSATSGIYSDRSREIFAQTSVDLSTAALISDYTLARADLLESEARCEIARQRITDYEIRNFMQVHQSPEFLDFHYEHLQRIVENDDLNVNSEADVFRAIMRWYKEDTKARQEHLPNLIGCLRLTQFDVEFLYSNINTLPGCELLVNRAVEWLLRPSARSNIMLRFTKPRKGLQAEEETYWYAVQTRGDRRFAEKCVLRYNKVDGEWQKWAEIKLERSNFGVVQMDDSIICIGGLGRNNRPSNLVSRYNLNTQTWEQMPSMEQRRVYLSVTLLDGKMYAFGGQDEKYQALNSVEMFDTTAGHWQTLSSMSIRRAGTGAAVLDGKLYVIGGFNKTHLSVVERYDPAKNIWAQCTDMNDARGWPGVTVHNGQIYVVGGWFNGALRSVERYSLENNKWFKISGLNVARGSICAVSMNQELWAFGGYSEGVLKDNVEVYDAENDKWIEKKMLPEAGRYVH, encoded by the exons ATGCGAAGGGCATCTAGTGATGGTTCGTGCTCGGTGGCGTCATCTCCGCGAATATTTGCGCACTCATCGTCAATGGATACAGCAGCATCTTTCACATACTCTGATGAATCTTCGAGCACATTTGCTCCGACTCTATTGGATGATTCTGCAACATCAGGCATTTATTCCGATCGATCTCGAGAAATATTCGCACAAACTTCGGTAGACCTATCAA CAGCGGCACTTATCTCAGATTACACTTTGGCTAGAGCTGATCTGTTGGAGAGCGAGGCACGGTGTGAAATAGCACGCCAACGCATCACCGATTATGAGATTAGAAATTTCATGCAG GTACACCAAAGTCCGGAGTTTCTTGATTTTCACTACGAACACTTGCAGCGCATCGTAGAGAATGATGATTTGAATGTGAACTCTGAGGCAGATGTTTTCCGGGCAATCATGCGTTGGTATAAAGAAGACACAAAAGCGCGACAAGAACACTTACCAAATTTGATTGGCTGTTTGCGTCTCACACAATTCGATGTCGAATTTTTATACTCGAATATAAACACGCTGCCGGGCTGTGAGCTGCTGGTGAATAGAGCAGTGGAATGGCTGCTTCGCCCATCAGCGCGCTCCAATATAATGTTGCGTTTCACAAAACCTCGGAAGGGTCTGCAAGCAGAAGAAGAAACATATTGGTATGCAGTCCAGACGCGAGGAGAC CGCAGGTTCGCTGAGAAATGTGTTTTGCGCTACAACAAAGTCGATGGTGAATGGCAGAAGTGGGCTGAAATAAAATTGGAGCGCAGCAACTTCGGCGTAGTTCAAATGGATGATAGCATTATCTGCATTGGCGGCTTGGGACGTAACAACAGGCCGAGCAATCTTGTTAGTCGATACAATCTGAATACCCAAACCTGGGAGCAAATGCCGTCAATGGAACAGCGTCGAGTTTACTTGAGTGTAACGCTTTTGGATGGCAAAATGTATGCTTTTGGTGGGCAGGACGAGAAATACCAAGCACTCAACTCAGTGGAAAT GTTCGATACTACAGCTGGTCATTGGCAAACACTTTCTAGTATGTCAATACGGCGTGCGGGTACTGGTGCCGCTGTTTTGGATGGCAAACTCTACGTAATTGGCGGCTTCAATAAAACGCACTTAAGTGTGGTTGAGCGCTATGATCCAGCGAAGAATATCTGGGCACAATGCACGGATATGAACGATGCACGTGGCTGGCCTGGA GTAACTGTACATAATGGACAAATCTATGTAGTCGGCGGTTGGTTTAATGGTGCACTGAGATCGGTGGAACGCTACAGTTTGGAGAACAACAAATGGTTTAAA ATTTCCGGTTTGAATGTTGCGCGTGGCAGTATTTGTGCGGTGTCTATGAATCAGGAGTTGTGGGCATTCGGTGGCTATAGCGAAGGGGTACTTAAGGACAATGTGGAAGTGTACGATGCGGAAAATGATAAATGGATTGAAAAAAAGATGCTGCCGGAAGCTGGCAGATATGTGCATTAA
- the LOC129238457 gene encoding kelch-like protein diablo isoform X3 yields the protein MRRASSDGSCSVASSPRIFAHSSSMDTAASFTYSDESSSTFAPTLLDDSATSGIYSDRSREIFAQTSVDLSNYTLARADLLESEARCEIARQRITDYEIRNFMQVHQSPEFLDFHYEHLQRIVENDDLNVNSEADVFRAIMRWYKEDTKARQEHLPNLIGCLRLTQFDVEFLYSNINTLPGCELLVNRAVEWLLRPSARSNIMLRFTKPRKGLQAEEETYWYAVQTRGDRRFAEKCVLRYNKVDGEWQKWAEIKLERSNFGVVQMDDSIICIGGLGRNNRPSNLVSRYNLNTQTWEQMPSMEQRRVYLSVTLLDGKMYAFGGQDEKYQALNSVEMFDTTAGHWQTLSSMSIRRAGTGAAVLDGKLYVIGGFNKTHLSVVERYDPAKNIWAQCTDMNDARGWPGVTVHNGQIYVVGGWFNGALRSVERYSLENNKWFKISGLNVARGSICAVSMNQELWAFGGYSEGVLKDNVEVYDAENDKWIEKKMLPEAGRYVH from the exons ATGCGAAGGGCATCTAGTGATGGTTCGTGCTCGGTGGCGTCATCTCCGCGAATATTTGCGCACTCATCGTCAATGGATACAGCAGCATCTTTCACATACTCTGATGAATCTTCGAGCACATTTGCTCCGACTCTATTGGATGATTCTGCAACATCAGGCATTTATTCCGATCGATCTCGAGAAATATTCGCACAAACTTCGGTAGACCTATCAA ATTACACTTTGGCTAGAGCTGATCTGTTGGAGAGCGAGGCACGGTGTGAAATAGCACGCCAACGCATCACCGATTATGAGATTAGAAATTTCATGCAG GTACACCAAAGTCCGGAGTTTCTTGATTTTCACTACGAACACTTGCAGCGCATCGTAGAGAATGATGATTTGAATGTGAACTCTGAGGCAGATGTTTTCCGGGCAATCATGCGTTGGTATAAAGAAGACACAAAAGCGCGACAAGAACACTTACCAAATTTGATTGGCTGTTTGCGTCTCACACAATTCGATGTCGAATTTTTATACTCGAATATAAACACGCTGCCGGGCTGTGAGCTGCTGGTGAATAGAGCAGTGGAATGGCTGCTTCGCCCATCAGCGCGCTCCAATATAATGTTGCGTTTCACAAAACCTCGGAAGGGTCTGCAAGCAGAAGAAGAAACATATTGGTATGCAGTCCAGACGCGAGGAGAC CGCAGGTTCGCTGAGAAATGTGTTTTGCGCTACAACAAAGTCGATGGTGAATGGCAGAAGTGGGCTGAAATAAAATTGGAGCGCAGCAACTTCGGCGTAGTTCAAATGGATGATAGCATTATCTGCATTGGCGGCTTGGGACGTAACAACAGGCCGAGCAATCTTGTTAGTCGATACAATCTGAATACCCAAACCTGGGAGCAAATGCCGTCAATGGAACAGCGTCGAGTTTACTTGAGTGTAACGCTTTTGGATGGCAAAATGTATGCTTTTGGTGGGCAGGACGAGAAATACCAAGCACTCAACTCAGTGGAAAT GTTCGATACTACAGCTGGTCATTGGCAAACACTTTCTAGTATGTCAATACGGCGTGCGGGTACTGGTGCCGCTGTTTTGGATGGCAAACTCTACGTAATTGGCGGCTTCAATAAAACGCACTTAAGTGTGGTTGAGCGCTATGATCCAGCGAAGAATATCTGGGCACAATGCACGGATATGAACGATGCACGTGGCTGGCCTGGA GTAACTGTACATAATGGACAAATCTATGTAGTCGGCGGTTGGTTTAATGGTGCACTGAGATCGGTGGAACGCTACAGTTTGGAGAACAACAAATGGTTTAAA ATTTCCGGTTTGAATGTTGCGCGTGGCAGTATTTGTGCGGTGTCTATGAATCAGGAGTTGTGGGCATTCGGTGGCTATAGCGAAGGGGTACTTAAGGACAATGTGGAAGTGTACGATGCGGAAAATGATAAATGGATTGAAAAAAAGATGCTGCCGGAAGCTGGCAGATATGTGCATTAA
- the LOC129238457 gene encoding kelch-like protein diablo isoform X2: MRRASSDGSCSVASSPRIFAHSSSMDTAASFTYSDESSSTFAPTLLDDSATSGIYSDRSREIFAQTSVDLSTALISDYTLARADLLESEARCEIARQRITDYEIRNFMQVHQSPEFLDFHYEHLQRIVENDDLNVNSEADVFRAIMRWYKEDTKARQEHLPNLIGCLRLTQFDVEFLYSNINTLPGCELLVNRAVEWLLRPSARSNIMLRFTKPRKGLQAEEETYWYAVQTRGDRRFAEKCVLRYNKVDGEWQKWAEIKLERSNFGVVQMDDSIICIGGLGRNNRPSNLVSRYNLNTQTWEQMPSMEQRRVYLSVTLLDGKMYAFGGQDEKYQALNSVEMFDTTAGHWQTLSSMSIRRAGTGAAVLDGKLYVIGGFNKTHLSVVERYDPAKNIWAQCTDMNDARGWPGVTVHNGQIYVVGGWFNGALRSVERYSLENNKWFKISGLNVARGSICAVSMNQELWAFGGYSEGVLKDNVEVYDAENDKWIEKKMLPEAGRYVH, translated from the exons ATGCGAAGGGCATCTAGTGATGGTTCGTGCTCGGTGGCGTCATCTCCGCGAATATTTGCGCACTCATCGTCAATGGATACAGCAGCATCTTTCACATACTCTGATGAATCTTCGAGCACATTTGCTCCGACTCTATTGGATGATTCTGCAACATCAGGCATTTATTCCGATCGATCTCGAGAAATATTCGCACAAACTTCGGTAGACCTATCAA CGGCACTTATCTCAGATTACACTTTGGCTAGAGCTGATCTGTTGGAGAGCGAGGCACGGTGTGAAATAGCACGCCAACGCATCACCGATTATGAGATTAGAAATTTCATGCAG GTACACCAAAGTCCGGAGTTTCTTGATTTTCACTACGAACACTTGCAGCGCATCGTAGAGAATGATGATTTGAATGTGAACTCTGAGGCAGATGTTTTCCGGGCAATCATGCGTTGGTATAAAGAAGACACAAAAGCGCGACAAGAACACTTACCAAATTTGATTGGCTGTTTGCGTCTCACACAATTCGATGTCGAATTTTTATACTCGAATATAAACACGCTGCCGGGCTGTGAGCTGCTGGTGAATAGAGCAGTGGAATGGCTGCTTCGCCCATCAGCGCGCTCCAATATAATGTTGCGTTTCACAAAACCTCGGAAGGGTCTGCAAGCAGAAGAAGAAACATATTGGTATGCAGTCCAGACGCGAGGAGAC CGCAGGTTCGCTGAGAAATGTGTTTTGCGCTACAACAAAGTCGATGGTGAATGGCAGAAGTGGGCTGAAATAAAATTGGAGCGCAGCAACTTCGGCGTAGTTCAAATGGATGATAGCATTATCTGCATTGGCGGCTTGGGACGTAACAACAGGCCGAGCAATCTTGTTAGTCGATACAATCTGAATACCCAAACCTGGGAGCAAATGCCGTCAATGGAACAGCGTCGAGTTTACTTGAGTGTAACGCTTTTGGATGGCAAAATGTATGCTTTTGGTGGGCAGGACGAGAAATACCAAGCACTCAACTCAGTGGAAAT GTTCGATACTACAGCTGGTCATTGGCAAACACTTTCTAGTATGTCAATACGGCGTGCGGGTACTGGTGCCGCTGTTTTGGATGGCAAACTCTACGTAATTGGCGGCTTCAATAAAACGCACTTAAGTGTGGTTGAGCGCTATGATCCAGCGAAGAATATCTGGGCACAATGCACGGATATGAACGATGCACGTGGCTGGCCTGGA GTAACTGTACATAATGGACAAATCTATGTAGTCGGCGGTTGGTTTAATGGTGCACTGAGATCGGTGGAACGCTACAGTTTGGAGAACAACAAATGGTTTAAA ATTTCCGGTTTGAATGTTGCGCGTGGCAGTATTTGTGCGGTGTCTATGAATCAGGAGTTGTGGGCATTCGGTGGCTATAGCGAAGGGGTACTTAAGGACAATGTGGAAGTGTACGATGCGGAAAATGATAAATGGATTGAAAAAAAGATGCTGCCGGAAGCTGGCAGATATGTGCATTAA